In one Pseudomonas purpurea genomic region, the following are encoded:
- a CDS encoding sigma-70 family RNA polymerase sigma factor, whose product MDATTDGNEHLHRLYRDHHGWLQGWLRKRLGDREHAADVAQDTFLRLLVSGRFPGHQESRSYLAQIARNLVIDQWRRLRIERAYLESIAHLPEPESPSLETRALILETLMQIDVMLDRMPDNVRQAFVLSQFEGLSYAQIAERLGVTVSSVQKYMTRAILACYQVVFEE is encoded by the coding sequence ATGGACGCAACGACTGACGGCAACGAACACCTTCATCGTCTTTACCGCGATCACCATGGCTGGCTGCAAGGCTGGTTGCGCAAGCGCCTGGGCGATCGGGAGCACGCGGCGGACGTGGCGCAGGACACCTTCCTGCGCCTGCTGGTGTCCGGGCGTTTTCCCGGCCATCAGGAAAGCCGCAGCTATCTGGCGCAAATCGCCCGCAATCTGGTGATCGACCAGTGGCGGCGCCTGCGCATCGAACGTGCGTACCTGGAAAGCATCGCCCACCTGCCCGAGCCGGAGTCGCCGTCACTGGAGACCCGGGCGCTGATTCTTGAAACCCTGATGCAGATCGACGTCATGCTCGACCGCATGCCGGACAATGTGCGTCAGGCGTTCGTGCTGTCGCAGTTCGAAGGGCTGAGTTATGCACAGATTGCCGAGCGCCTGGGCGTGACCGTCAGTTCGGTGCAGAAGTACATGACCCGGGCGATCCTTGCCTGCTACCAGGTGGTCTTCGAAGAATGA
- a CDS encoding FecR domain-containing protein: MKLRRDAPITPAIVEQASEWLMLHWGGELDADQRQAFARWQTANPEHQRAWQRLQQLQQTLGGVPADSARAVLRDAPDAQRRTALKLLGGLLMAGGSAYLVQDSQPWRAAFAEQSTGTGEIRHLTLSDGTRLALNSDSAVDLRFTAQARRMRLIRGEILLTSGHDPVRPLIVETAVGDVQALGTRFTVREMDGGSRVELYEGQVRISPRHASAVQMDAGSCLWFNARQVGAMQPLDVNASSWSEGRLIAERQPLGRFIHELARYRPGWLRCEDDVSGLLLTGVFPLNDTDSILAALERTLPIRVEAVTRYWVTVKRRG; the protein is encoded by the coding sequence ATGAAATTGCGCCGCGATGCTCCGATCACTCCAGCCATTGTCGAGCAGGCCAGTGAGTGGCTGATGCTGCATTGGGGCGGTGAGCTGGATGCCGATCAGCGTCAGGCCTTTGCCCGTTGGCAAACCGCCAACCCCGAGCACCAGCGCGCCTGGCAACGCCTGCAACAGTTGCAGCAGACCCTGGGTGGCGTGCCGGCCGACAGCGCGCGAGCGGTGTTGCGCGATGCGCCGGACGCGCAACGGCGCACGGCGCTGAAGCTGCTGGGCGGGTTGTTGATGGCCGGCGGCAGCGCGTATTTGGTTCAAGACAGTCAGCCCTGGCGGGCTGCGTTTGCCGAGCAGAGCACGGGCACCGGGGAGATCCGTCACCTGACCTTGAGCGACGGCACGCGCCTGGCCCTCAACAGCGACAGCGCAGTGGACCTGCGGTTTACCGCGCAAGCGCGACGTATGCGGCTGATCCGTGGCGAGATCCTGCTCACCAGCGGTCACGATCCGGTTCGCCCGTTGATTGTCGAGACCGCAGTCGGTGACGTTCAGGCGCTGGGCACCCGGTTTACCGTGCGGGAAATGGACGGCGGCAGTCGTGTCGAACTCTACGAAGGTCAGGTGCGCATCAGCCCGCGTCATGCTTCGGCGGTGCAGATGGACGCCGGCAGTTGCCTGTGGTTCAACGCTCGTCAGGTGGGCGCGATGCAACCGCTGGACGTCAATGCCAGCAGTTGGAGCGAAGGGCGTTTGATTGCCGAACGCCAGCCCCTGGGCCGCTTCATCCATGAGCTGGCGCGTTACCGGCCGGGCTGGTTGCGCTGTGAGGATGACGTGTCCGGGCTGTTGCTGACCGGGGTGTTTCCGCTCAACGACACCGACTCGATCCTCGCCGCCCTTGAACGCACCCTGCCGATTCGCGTGGAAGCCGTGACCCGCTATTGGGTCACGGTGAAGCGCAGAGGCTGA